A genome region from Streptomyces pratensis includes the following:
- a CDS encoding alkene reductase — translation MTTAFDPVDLSGTQLSNRIALAPMTRSRAGEGGTATDLTVEYYTQRASAGLLITEGIQPSVVGQGYPSTPGLHSAEQVASWRKVTDSVHAAGGRIFAQVMHAGRIGHPVLLPDGLVPVAPSPVAAPGQVHTHVGPKDFVEPHELTDAEIRATIGDFVTASRNAIEAGFDGVELHGANGYLIQQFLAPNTNLRTDGWGGSDEARIRFAVEVVKAVAAEIGAERTALRISPGNPYNGIEEPEPDAVYTALVAALEPLGLAYLHLLEQSDTRELTLAVRKRFTGTLVINVFSEGPTGPEHHTVIDDGVADIIAYGALFLANPDLPARLKAGGPFNAPDPSTFFGGDAKGYTDYPALTA, via the coding sequence ATGACCACCGCGTTCGATCCCGTCGATCTCTCCGGTACGCAGCTCTCCAACCGCATCGCCCTTGCGCCGATGACCCGTAGCCGGGCCGGTGAAGGGGGTACGGCCACCGACCTCACCGTCGAGTACTACACCCAGCGCGCCTCCGCCGGGCTGCTCATCACCGAGGGCATCCAGCCCTCCGTGGTGGGCCAGGGATATCCGTCCACCCCCGGCCTCCACAGCGCCGAACAGGTCGCCTCCTGGCGCAAGGTCACCGACTCCGTCCACGCGGCGGGCGGCCGGATCTTCGCCCAGGTCATGCACGCGGGCAGGATCGGCCACCCCGTCCTGCTGCCGGACGGACTCGTCCCCGTGGCGCCCTCCCCGGTCGCGGCACCCGGTCAGGTCCACACCCACGTGGGGCCCAAGGACTTCGTGGAGCCGCACGAACTCACCGACGCGGAGATCCGCGCGACCATCGGCGACTTCGTCACGGCCTCCCGCAACGCGATCGAAGCCGGCTTCGACGGAGTCGAGCTGCACGGCGCCAACGGCTACCTGATCCAGCAGTTCCTGGCCCCCAACACCAACCTGCGCACCGACGGGTGGGGCGGCTCGGACGAGGCCCGCATCCGCTTCGCCGTCGAGGTGGTCAAGGCGGTCGCCGCCGAGATCGGCGCCGAGCGCACCGCGCTGCGCATCTCGCCCGGGAACCCCTACAACGGCATCGAGGAGCCCGAGCCGGACGCCGTCTACACCGCACTGGTCGCGGCGCTCGAACCGCTCGGTCTGGCGTACCTCCACCTGCTGGAGCAGTCCGACACCCGCGAGCTGACGCTCGCGGTGCGGAAGCGGTTCACCGGAACCCTCGTCATCAACGTGTTCTCCGAGGGGCCGACCGGCCCCGAGCACCACACGGTGATCGACGACGGCGTCGCCGACATCATCGCCTACGGCGCGCTGTTCCTCGCCAACCCTGACCTGCCGGCCCGGCTGAAGGCCGGCGGTCCTTTCAACGCGCCGGACCCGTCGACCTTCTTCGGCGGCGACGCGAAGGGCTACACCGACTATCCGGCCCTGACGGCCTGA